In Piliocolobus tephrosceles isolate RC106 chromosome 6, ASM277652v3, whole genome shotgun sequence, the following are encoded in one genomic region:
- the VPS18 gene encoding vacuolar protein sorting-associated protein 18 homolog isoform X1 produces the protein MASILDEYENSLSRSAVLQPGCPSVGIPHSGYVNAQLEKEVPIFTKQRIDFTPSERITSLVVSSNQLCMSLGKDTLLRIDLGKASEPSHVELGRKDDAKVHQMFLDHTGSHLLIALSSMEVLYVNRNGQKVRPLARWKGQLVESVGWNKALGTESSTGPILVGTAQGHIFEAELSASEGGLFGPAPDLYFRPLYVLNEEGGPAPVCSLEAERGPDGRSFVIATTRQRLFQFIGRAAEGAEAQGFSGLFAAYTDHPPPFREFPSNLGYSELAFYTPKLRSAPRAFAWMMGDGVLYGALDCGRPDSLLSEERVWEYPEGVGPGASPPLAIVLTQFHFLLLLADRVEAVCTLTGQVVLRDHFLEKFGPLKHMVKDSSTGQLWAYTERAVFRYHVQREARDVWRTYLDMNRFDLAKEYCRERPDCLDTVLAREADFCFRQRRYLESARCYALTQSYFEEIALKFLEARQEEALAEFLQRKLASLKASERTQATLLTTWLTELYLSRLGALQGDPEALTLYRETKECFRTFLSSPRHKEWLFASRASIHELLASHGDTEHMVYFAVIMQDYERVVAYHCQHEAYEEALAVLARHRDPQLFYKFSPILIRHIPRQLVDAWIELGSRLDARQLIPALVNYSQGGEVQQVSQAIRYMEFCVNVLGETEQAIHNYLLSLYARGRPDSLLAYLEQAGASPHRVHYDLKYALRLCAEHGHHRACVHVYKVLELYEEAVDLALQVDVDLAKQCADLPEEDEELRKKLWLKIARHVVQEEEDVQTAMACLASCPLLKIEDVLPFFPDFVTIDHFKEAICSSLKAYNHHIQELQREMEEATASAQRIRRDLQELRGRYGTVEPQDKCATCDFPLLNRPFYLFLCGHMFHADCLLQAVRPGLPAYKQARLEELQRKLGAAPPPAKGSARAKEAEGGAATAGPSREQLKADLDELVAAECVYCGELMIRSIDRPFIDPQRYEEEQLSWL, from the exons ATGGCGTCCATCCTGGATGAGTACGAGAACTCGCTGTCCCGCTCGGCCGTCTTGCAGCCCGGCTGCCCTAGCGTGGGCATCCCCCACTCGG GGTATGTGAATGCCCAGCTGGAGAAGGAAGTGCCCATCTTCACAAAGCAGCGCATTGACTTCACCCCTTCCGAGCGCATCACCAGTCTTGTCGTCTCCAGCAATCAGCTCTGCATGAGCCTGGGCAAGGATACACTGCTCCG CATTGACTTGGGCAAGGCAAGTGAGCCCAGCCACGTGGAGCTGGGACGTAAGGATGACGCAAAAGTTCACCAGATGTTCCTTGACCATACTG GCTCTCACTTGCTGATTGCCCTGAGCAGCATGGAGGTCCTCTACGTGAACCGAAACGGACAGAAGGTACGGCCACTAGCACGCTGGAAGGGGCAGCTGGTGGAGAGTGTGGGTTGGAACAAGGCACTGGGCACCGAGAGCAGCACAGGCCCCATCCTGGTCGGGACTGCCCAAGGCCACATCTTCGAAGCGGAGCTCTCAGCCAGCGAAGGTGGGCTTTTCGGCCCTGCTCCGGATCTCTACTTCCGCCCGTTGTACGTGCTCAATGAAGAAGGGGGTCCGGCACCTGTGTGCTCCCTTGAGGCCGAGCGGGGCCCTGATGGGCGTAGCTTCGTTATTGCCACCACTCGGCAGCGCCTCTTCCAGTTCATAGGCCGAGCAGCAGAGGGGGCTGAGGCCCAGGGTTTCTCAGGGCTCTTTGCAGCTTACACGGACCACCCACCCCCATTCCGTGAGTTTCCCAGCAACCTGGGCTACAGTGAGCTGGCCTTCTACACTCCCAAGCTGCGCTCCGCACCCCGGGCCTTTGCCTGGATGATGGGGGATGGTGTGTTGTATGGGGCATTGGACTGTGGACGCCCTGACTCTCTGCTGAGCGAGGAGCGAGTCTGGGAGTACCCAGAAGGGGTAGGGCCTGGGGCCAGCCCACCCCTAGCCATCGTCTTGACCCAGTTCcacttcctgctgctgctggcagACCGGGTGGAGGCGGTGTGCACACTGACCGGGCAGGTGGTGCTGCGGGATCACTTCCTGGAGAAATTTGGGCCGCTGAAGCACATGGTGAAGGACTCCTCCACAGGCCAGCTGTGGGCCTACACTGAGCGGGCTGTCTTCCGCTACCATGTGCAGCGGGAGGCCCGAGATGTCTGGCGCACCTATCTGGACATGAACCGCTTTGATCTGGCCAAAGAGTATTGCCGAGAGCGGCCTGACTGTCTGGACACGGTCCTGGCCCGGGAGGCCGATTTCTGCTTTCGCCAGCGTCGCTACCTAGAGAGCGCACGCTGCTATGCCCTGACCCAGAGCTACTTTGAGGAGATTGCCCTCAAGTTCCTGGAAGCCCGACAGGAGGAGGCTCTGGCTGAGTTCCTGCAGCGAAAACTGGCCAGTTTGAAGGCATCCGAGCGTACCCAGGCCACACTGCTGACCACCTGGCTGACAGAGCTCTACCTGAGCCGGCTTGGGGCTCTACAGGGCGACCCAGAGGCCCTGACCCTCTACCGAGAAACTAAGGAATGCTTTCGTACCTTCCTCAGCAGCCCCCGCCACAAAGAGTGGCTCTTTGCCAGCCGGGCCTCTATCCATGAGCTGCTGGCCAGTCACGGGGACACAGAGCACATGGTATACTTTGCAGTGATCATGCAGGACTATGAGCGGGTGGTAGCTTACCACTGTCAGCACGAGGCCTACGAGGAGGCCCTGGCTGTGCTCGCCCGCCACCGCGACCCCCAGCTCTTCTACAAGTTCTCACCCATCCTCATCCGCCACATCCCCCGCCAGCTTGTAGATGCCTGGATTGAGCTGGGCAGCCGGCTGGATGCTCGGCAGCTCATCCCTGCCCTGGTGAACTACAGTCAGGGCGGTGAGGTCCAGCAGGTGAGCCAGGCGATCCGCTACATGGAGTTCTGTGTGAACGTGCTGGGGGAGACTGAGCAGGCCATACACAACTACCTGCTGTCGCTGTACGCCCGTGGCCGGCCGGACTCACTGCTGGCTTATCTCGAGCAGGCTGGGGCCAGCCCACACCGGGTGCATTACGACCTCAAGTATGCGCTGCGGCTCTGTGCTGAGCATGGCCACCACCGCGCTTGTGTCCACGTCTACAAGGTCCTGGAGCTGTATGAGGAGGCCGTGGACCTGGCCCTGCAG GTGGACGTGGACCTGGCCAAGCAGTGTGCAGACCTGCCCGAGGAGGATGAGGAGTTGCGCAAGAAGCTGTGGCTGAAGATTGCACGGCATGTGgtgcaggaggaggaagatgtGCAGACAGCCATGGCTTGCCTGGCTAGCTGCCCCTTGCTCAAGATTGAGGATGTGCTGCCCTTCTTTCCTGATTTTGTCACCATCGACCACTTCAAGGAGGCGATCTGCAGCTCACTTAAGGCCTACAACCACCACATCCAGGAGCTGCAGCGCGAGATGGAAGAGGCTACAGCCAGTGCCCAGCGCATCCGGCGAGACCTGCAGGAGCTGCGGGGCCGATACGGCACTGTGGAGCCCCAGGACAAATGTGCCACCTGCGACTTCCCCCTGCTCAACCGCCCTTTTTACCTCTTCCTCTGTGGCCATATGTTCCATGCTGACTGCCTGCTGCAGGCCGTGCGACCTGGCCTGCCAGCCTACAAGCAGGCCCGGCTGGAGGAGCTGCAGAGGAAGCTGGGGGCTGCTCCACCCCCAGCCAAGGGCTCTGCCCGAGCCAAGGAGGCCGAGGGTGGGGCTGCCACTGCAGGCCCCAGCCGGGAACAGCTCAAGGCTGACCTGGATGAGTTGGTGGCCGCTGAGTGTGTGTACTGTGGGGAGTTGATGATCCGCTCTATTGACCGGCCGTTCATCGACCCCCAGCGCTATGAGGAGGAGCAGCTCAGTTGGCTGTAG
- the VPS18 gene encoding vacuolar protein sorting-associated protein 18 homolog isoform X2 yields the protein MEVLYVNRNGQKVRPLARWKGQLVESVGWNKALGTESSTGPILVGTAQGHIFEAELSASEGGLFGPAPDLYFRPLYVLNEEGGPAPVCSLEAERGPDGRSFVIATTRQRLFQFIGRAAEGAEAQGFSGLFAAYTDHPPPFREFPSNLGYSELAFYTPKLRSAPRAFAWMMGDGVLYGALDCGRPDSLLSEERVWEYPEGVGPGASPPLAIVLTQFHFLLLLADRVEAVCTLTGQVVLRDHFLEKFGPLKHMVKDSSTGQLWAYTERAVFRYHVQREARDVWRTYLDMNRFDLAKEYCRERPDCLDTVLAREADFCFRQRRYLESARCYALTQSYFEEIALKFLEARQEEALAEFLQRKLASLKASERTQATLLTTWLTELYLSRLGALQGDPEALTLYRETKECFRTFLSSPRHKEWLFASRASIHELLASHGDTEHMVYFAVIMQDYERVVAYHCQHEAYEEALAVLARHRDPQLFYKFSPILIRHIPRQLVDAWIELGSRLDARQLIPALVNYSQGGEVQQVSQAIRYMEFCVNVLGETEQAIHNYLLSLYARGRPDSLLAYLEQAGASPHRVHYDLKYALRLCAEHGHHRACVHVYKVLELYEEAVDLALQVDVDLAKQCADLPEEDEELRKKLWLKIARHVVQEEEDVQTAMACLASCPLLKIEDVLPFFPDFVTIDHFKEAICSSLKAYNHHIQELQREMEEATASAQRIRRDLQELRGRYGTVEPQDKCATCDFPLLNRPFYLFLCGHMFHADCLLQAVRPGLPAYKQARLEELQRKLGAAPPPAKGSARAKEAEGGAATAGPSREQLKADLDELVAAECVYCGELMIRSIDRPFIDPQRYEEEQLSWL from the exons ATGGAGGTCCTCTACGTGAACCGAAACGGACAGAAGGTACGGCCACTAGCACGCTGGAAGGGGCAGCTGGTGGAGAGTGTGGGTTGGAACAAGGCACTGGGCACCGAGAGCAGCACAGGCCCCATCCTGGTCGGGACTGCCCAAGGCCACATCTTCGAAGCGGAGCTCTCAGCCAGCGAAGGTGGGCTTTTCGGCCCTGCTCCGGATCTCTACTTCCGCCCGTTGTACGTGCTCAATGAAGAAGGGGGTCCGGCACCTGTGTGCTCCCTTGAGGCCGAGCGGGGCCCTGATGGGCGTAGCTTCGTTATTGCCACCACTCGGCAGCGCCTCTTCCAGTTCATAGGCCGAGCAGCAGAGGGGGCTGAGGCCCAGGGTTTCTCAGGGCTCTTTGCAGCTTACACGGACCACCCACCCCCATTCCGTGAGTTTCCCAGCAACCTGGGCTACAGTGAGCTGGCCTTCTACACTCCCAAGCTGCGCTCCGCACCCCGGGCCTTTGCCTGGATGATGGGGGATGGTGTGTTGTATGGGGCATTGGACTGTGGACGCCCTGACTCTCTGCTGAGCGAGGAGCGAGTCTGGGAGTACCCAGAAGGGGTAGGGCCTGGGGCCAGCCCACCCCTAGCCATCGTCTTGACCCAGTTCcacttcctgctgctgctggcagACCGGGTGGAGGCGGTGTGCACACTGACCGGGCAGGTGGTGCTGCGGGATCACTTCCTGGAGAAATTTGGGCCGCTGAAGCACATGGTGAAGGACTCCTCCACAGGCCAGCTGTGGGCCTACACTGAGCGGGCTGTCTTCCGCTACCATGTGCAGCGGGAGGCCCGAGATGTCTGGCGCACCTATCTGGACATGAACCGCTTTGATCTGGCCAAAGAGTATTGCCGAGAGCGGCCTGACTGTCTGGACACGGTCCTGGCCCGGGAGGCCGATTTCTGCTTTCGCCAGCGTCGCTACCTAGAGAGCGCACGCTGCTATGCCCTGACCCAGAGCTACTTTGAGGAGATTGCCCTCAAGTTCCTGGAAGCCCGACAGGAGGAGGCTCTGGCTGAGTTCCTGCAGCGAAAACTGGCCAGTTTGAAGGCATCCGAGCGTACCCAGGCCACACTGCTGACCACCTGGCTGACAGAGCTCTACCTGAGCCGGCTTGGGGCTCTACAGGGCGACCCAGAGGCCCTGACCCTCTACCGAGAAACTAAGGAATGCTTTCGTACCTTCCTCAGCAGCCCCCGCCACAAAGAGTGGCTCTTTGCCAGCCGGGCCTCTATCCATGAGCTGCTGGCCAGTCACGGGGACACAGAGCACATGGTATACTTTGCAGTGATCATGCAGGACTATGAGCGGGTGGTAGCTTACCACTGTCAGCACGAGGCCTACGAGGAGGCCCTGGCTGTGCTCGCCCGCCACCGCGACCCCCAGCTCTTCTACAAGTTCTCACCCATCCTCATCCGCCACATCCCCCGCCAGCTTGTAGATGCCTGGATTGAGCTGGGCAGCCGGCTGGATGCTCGGCAGCTCATCCCTGCCCTGGTGAACTACAGTCAGGGCGGTGAGGTCCAGCAGGTGAGCCAGGCGATCCGCTACATGGAGTTCTGTGTGAACGTGCTGGGGGAGACTGAGCAGGCCATACACAACTACCTGCTGTCGCTGTACGCCCGTGGCCGGCCGGACTCACTGCTGGCTTATCTCGAGCAGGCTGGGGCCAGCCCACACCGGGTGCATTACGACCTCAAGTATGCGCTGCGGCTCTGTGCTGAGCATGGCCACCACCGCGCTTGTGTCCACGTCTACAAGGTCCTGGAGCTGTATGAGGAGGCCGTGGACCTGGCCCTGCAG GTGGACGTGGACCTGGCCAAGCAGTGTGCAGACCTGCCCGAGGAGGATGAGGAGTTGCGCAAGAAGCTGTGGCTGAAGATTGCACGGCATGTGgtgcaggaggaggaagatgtGCAGACAGCCATGGCTTGCCTGGCTAGCTGCCCCTTGCTCAAGATTGAGGATGTGCTGCCCTTCTTTCCTGATTTTGTCACCATCGACCACTTCAAGGAGGCGATCTGCAGCTCACTTAAGGCCTACAACCACCACATCCAGGAGCTGCAGCGCGAGATGGAAGAGGCTACAGCCAGTGCCCAGCGCATCCGGCGAGACCTGCAGGAGCTGCGGGGCCGATACGGCACTGTGGAGCCCCAGGACAAATGTGCCACCTGCGACTTCCCCCTGCTCAACCGCCCTTTTTACCTCTTCCTCTGTGGCCATATGTTCCATGCTGACTGCCTGCTGCAGGCCGTGCGACCTGGCCTGCCAGCCTACAAGCAGGCCCGGCTGGAGGAGCTGCAGAGGAAGCTGGGGGCTGCTCCACCCCCAGCCAAGGGCTCTGCCCGAGCCAAGGAGGCCGAGGGTGGGGCTGCCACTGCAGGCCCCAGCCGGGAACAGCTCAAGGCTGACCTGGATGAGTTGGTGGCCGCTGAGTGTGTGTACTGTGGGGAGTTGATGATCCGCTCTATTGACCGGCCGTTCATCGACCCCCAGCGCTATGAGGAGGAGCAGCTCAGTTGGCTGTAG